Genomic window (Paenibacillus sp. 37):
GGTGATCCGGTGATGGCGGGTGCTTTTGCACGTGCAGCCAATCGGTGTTTTGCTGCTGTTGAGCGCTGGAAAATGGATGATGGACGCTTGAAAATTGTGCGCAATGAATACGCGCCAGAAGATCGGCACGGGTACGAGATCTATACCAACCACACCTGTTACAACCTGTGGACGGCAGCAGCGCTGGCTCACGCTTGTCTCAGTGATCCGGGAGACGATGTGAGCGAAGTGTACCTTCCTTCCGAGTTAGGCAGCAGGGTTTTGCAGACCGATGGGTGGTTTGAAACTGTCATTGCTTCCATACCTGGTCAGCAACTGGTATTACACACGGCGATGAATGATCCGTATACGATCCCTGGTTTGGTACGGATTCAGCAGACGGGGTTACCTGGTCTGATTGGTCCGTCCGCTGCCAGCCATGTGCAGGCAGGATTCACGGAATTTGCCGAAGGGGTGGTCCGCCCGCTCAGCTATTGTCCTGCATGGAAGACACCAGATGGGATATGGCACAGTCTTGCAGAGGGGATTCCATCCGGTGGTGCATATGATCGTGACGTTGGATTGGACCCTGCACAGGGAGGAGGTTCCATTGTGTACGAGAAGGTGGGCCAGGATACGCCGAATCAAGTAGAGGGACATCTGGCGGAAAGAGCGGCGGAAGAGGGAGTAAACACCTCCGAGAATTCTTTTGCTGTGACATGGGTTGGTCCCTTGCCCGGCGTGGAAACATTGCGCACTCATTATGTGCAGCAGGCAGACTTGCTGACCATAACGTATGAATTCGAAGGTGAGATCGCAGCGGCAGGTGCACTCATTCCGTTGATGTTCCATGATGGTCGTGAACAGGCGGTGATTACCCATACGGACCAAAGTGTGCGCACTACGTATCGGGGGGCATATGTAGAATCTACAGCGCTGGATCAGGAAGCCATTATTCATCTGGAGGATCAGGCCGTGGCTTCCCGTAATGGGTTGCTGAAAGAAGCGCGGATTGAAGTGAATGGAGCGCGTAGTCTGTCCTTTACGATCCGATTGGGTGAGGTTACACAGGAAGGCGTTTAGGTCGAGGATCATTAGACCTCGAAACATCTCGATGATAGTTAAACGTGTTATACGTGGGATGATTGGTGTTATTTAACTGATCGATATTGCAGTGACGGCAGAAGACATTATAGATAAGTTGAGGTCGAACTGGAGCATCACGCAAAGATGTCCGGTATTGAATCGGGGAGGGATATGTTTATGAACACATCAACGTCGGTAAAATGGCTCGAGGAAGCGTGGCAACAGGGAGCTGCCAAAACGATTCGGAATGTAAAGCGGATCAAGGATACATTTCCGCACATTGCTCCGCAAGGGACGTATGACCAGAATGATCCGGAATGGTGGACAGCAGGTTTCTGGCCTGGCCTGTTATGGTTGGTCTATGGGGATGCACCGGAAAGTGAAGCGGTCGCTCCGCTGCATCGCATTGCCGAAAGTTGTGAGCGGCAACTGGAGGGGTGTCTGCGTGATCCTGAATCGGTGGATCACGATCTGGGGTTCATCTGGCTGCTTAGTGGCGTAGCCAACTACCGCCAGACGGGCAGCATGGATGGACGGCGACGTGGCATGCTTGCCGCCAATCTGCTCGCTGCCCGGTTCCACGTGCGCGGTGAGTTCATCCGCGCCTGGAACTTCAGCTCGTCAGCAATGGATACGCGCGGCGTAGCCATCATTGACAGCATGATGAACCTTCCGCTGCTCTACTGGGCATCCGAGCAGAGCGGCGACCCTCGCTTCCGCTGGCTGGCGGAAGCTCATGCGGACACCGTGGCGCGCGAATTCATCCGCGCTGACGGGTCCATCTGCCACGTGGTGGAGTTCGATCCACACACGGGGCAGAAGCTGCGAGAGCATGGCGGACAGGGCCATGCTCCAGGTTCCGCCTGGGCGCGGGGCACCGCCTGGGCGTTGCACGGGTTTGCGCTGTCTTTCCGGTATACGGGCGAAGCCCGATATCTGGAGACAGCGGAGCGTGCGGCCGATTTCTTCCTCGCCATGCTTGGCGAAGAGATCGTGCCGGTGTGGGATTTCCGCGCACCTGCGGAGCATCAGGTGGCGTGGGACTCGTCCGCTGCGGCGATTGCCGCGAGCGGGTTGCTTGAGCTGGCGAAGCTGTCGTCACGCGGGGAGACCTATGCCGCCGCGGGAGAACGTATCGTCCGCGGCTTGCATGAGCACTATAGCTCCGGCGACTCGGCAACGGAAGAAGGTTTGATCATGCAGGGGACGGTACATTACCCGGAAGGACGAGGGTTGAATGTGCCGATTATATACGGCGATTATTTCTATATGGAAGCGCTGGCGAAGCTGCGTGGACATGCGGGGTTATTTTAAAGAGGAAATAAGAACGATACAAACGATCATCAGCTGTCCGCCTGAGGCTGTATCCAATAGGAGGAACGATATTCCTTCTATTGGAGGCGGCGTATACTTAAGCTTGATCTAGGAATAGACCAATCATATCAGCGGACAGGCTTATGATAACTTTATGAAAAGAATCACTTTTCACTTCGAAGGCGTACGTCTCAGGATGACAAAGTCGGCAGAAGATTGATCTGGATAGCGCTGCGGAATAATCTCATGAACTTTGAAATCAGGGTAGTCGAAGAGATATTCGAACAGATTACGGTCCTGGATTGTATCAATCCCCGGGTTGCCGTTTTCTTTCAAACGGGTGTAAAGCACCACCCATGCTGTTGAGGAGTGCAGAATATCATAAAGGGTATTACGAAAATCCGTTTCATCCGTGATGTGATATAACACATCCAGACAGACCGTCAGATCGGCTTGCAGGAAACCTCGGTTAATCCATAGTCCTGGTGTATACAGCATGAAACTCTTGGAAGAATCCTTGGCAAATTGGGAAGCACAACGCTTTACTGAAGAAGCCGCTACATCCACGCCCAGGTAGTCCTCATAATTCATGTATTGCAACTGGTTGCCATCCCCACATCCAAACTCAATGACACGATGAATCCCTTCACGTTGAATCAGTCCATTCACGACCTCGGCCTTGAATTCAGCCAAAACCCCGTATGAACCCCTCCCGGAAGTTTCACCCGAACGATATGTTTCCTCCCAATACCCGATGTAATCAAAAGGCTGACGCATTATGTTTCCTCCAATCCTGTTAAAAGAAGTTCAAGACAGTCAATATACATAGGTATGCGCAATATTCGCAGGTATGATCGGTTGAAACAGGAATAGAAGATAAATTAATTTCCATAGAATCCCTGAAAATTTCCTGAAAGTCTAAACATCTGGAAAGGACTTGCCGACATAAAACATAAGGAAAAAAATGATGATAATCGGGGGGAAATGATGTTAAAGCCAAGATTGACCAAGTACATGGTGATGATGCTGGTGTTGATGCTGAGTATTTCCAACGTAGGCTTGGCCGCTGCGGCAGACAAAGAACTGTCCAAAATTGTGGTTTCCAAGAATGAGATGTCGCTCGAAGTTGGTGATTCTGGGTCTGTTACGGTGACAGGGGTATATTCAGATAATACCTCGGCTAATGTAACGATTAGTACAACCTGGAGTAGCGAAGACACTTCGATAGCAACTGTATATAATGGTGCAATCACGGCCAAAAAGGAAGGTAAAGCGACGATTACCGCAGCTTACCAGGGTCAGAGTCAGACCGTTCAAGTGAAAGTGACAAAGAAGGTCAAAGCCCTTTCGAAAAACGTGCAAAGTCTGGATTTGCGCACGGGAGATACAAAAGAAATTATTTTGACAGCAACCTATAGTGACAATGAAACAAATAATGCAGCAGCAAGTACGGCAGAATGGTCTACCAGTGATGAGAAGGTTGCTACCGTTGTGAATGGTAAAGTAACTGGACAAAGCGCGGGTACGGCAGTTATTACTGCGAAAGTTGGCAGCCAGAGCGTGACTGTGGATGTTAACGTTGAAGTGGTTAAACGTGTAGATGTAGATAAACAACAGGTTAACCTGTTGTTGAACAAAAGTGAAAGTGTGAAAGTGACAGCTACGTATCCAGATGGCACAACCAAAGATGTAACCGATCTGGCGGAATGGACGTCCAGCAATGAGAAGGTCGCAGACGTTCTTAAAGGTGAAATTACAGGATACTCGGCAGGTTCTGCCAAGATCACAGCCAAATACGGTACAAAATCCGTATCCGT
Coding sequences:
- a CDS encoding methyltransferase domain-containing protein, whose amino-acid sequence is MRQPFDYIGYWEETYRSGETSGRGSYGVLAEFKAEVVNGLIQREGIHRVIEFGCGDGNQLQYMNYEDYLGVDVAASSVKRCASQFAKDSSKSFMLYTPGLWINRGFLQADLTVCLDVLYHITDETDFRNTLYDILHSSTAWVVLYTRLKENGNPGIDTIQDRNLFEYLFDYPDFKVHEIIPQRYPDQSSADFVILRRTPSK
- a CDS encoding glycosyl hydrolase translates to MNKYTSASTYPWKDELVHYHTLAEQAGPAPTDGWNRERKLALVESVVRAYTTYQDSQGAIIDPFSGVERYYSTPAYAMAAAVLVDAGRTDLLDSAAVALSQSIDAVVKGSAPDNHPDFFPVLMMRAYMLLKSHLPEQAQIWAEALKTISPEQDYVFTMSKMNNPNRMINWNAIMISGEYLRWHEQLANEGTAWMDRYLEAYHLPRFTALGLYQDGPLDRPNCPFSYDIATRYHLGVMLEAGYEGATADRLREQLRHGAFSSLLTLSPLGEIPPRGRSSQHQWNEAAAAYVCSTHATQALEAGDPVMAGAFARAANRCFAAVERWKMDDGRLKIVRNEYAPEDRHGYEIYTNHTCYNLWTAAALAHACLSDPGDDVSEVYLPSELGSRVLQTDGWFETVIASIPGQQLVLHTAMNDPYTIPGLVRIQQTGLPGLIGPSAASHVQAGFTEFAEGVVRPLSYCPAWKTPDGIWHSLAEGIPSGGAYDRDVGLDPAQGGGSIVYEKVGQDTPNQVEGHLAERAAEEGVNTSENSFAVTWVGPLPGVETLRTHYVQQADLLTITYEFEGEIAAAGALIPLMFHDGREQAVITHTDQSVRTTYRGAYVESTALDQEAIIHLEDQAVASRNGLLKEARIEVNGARSLSFTIRLGEVTQEGV
- a CDS encoding glycoside hydrolase family 88 protein, coding for MNTSTSVKWLEEAWQQGAAKTIRNVKRIKDTFPHIAPQGTYDQNDPEWWTAGFWPGLLWLVYGDAPESEAVAPLHRIAESCERQLEGCLRDPESVDHDLGFIWLLSGVANYRQTGSMDGRRRGMLAANLLAARFHVRGEFIRAWNFSSSAMDTRGVAIIDSMMNLPLLYWASEQSGDPRFRWLAEAHADTVAREFIRADGSICHVVEFDPHTGQKLREHGGQGHAPGSAWARGTAWALHGFALSFRYTGEARYLETAERAADFFLAMLGEEIVPVWDFRAPAEHQVAWDSSAAAIAASGLLELAKLSSRGETYAAAGERIVRGLHEHYSSGDSATEEGLIMQGTVHYPEGRGLNVPIIYGDYFYMEALAKLRGHAGLF